Below is a genomic region from Alphaproteobacteria bacterium.
CTTGGAACAGGACGCGAGTTCAAGCGCTTACCTGGTTGATGCCGATCTTTTTCGCCTCCCCCGCCCGCGCCGCGGCCGATCCCGCCGGGCTGATCCTCACCGCTGCTCAGGCCGCGGCCCAGCGCTCGGCGTCGTGGAGAAAAATCCGCAAATGAGGCGCCGTGCCGGAAGATCGCGGCTCGGCTTGATCGCCGCGGCCGCCTTGGCGGTGGTCGTCGCGGTCTCCGCCCTGATGTCGTTCGACCGCTACCGCACGCCCCCCGCCGCGCCCCCGTCCGCGCTTGAGCATGTTGCCGAGAAGAACCGTCGGGCGGCGATCGTCGCCGCCGCCAGGCAGCGCGCCGAAGCCGCCGCGGCCACCAACGCCACCGAGGCGCTCGTCCAAGCCAATCTCGAAGCCGGGCGCTAGCGCCGCTCGAACAGCCAGACCCGGATCGCGCTCGCGAGGTTGGGCGGGTCGCTCTGCCCGATCCGCTCGGCATCGATCCGGGCGACGAGCGCGTTCAGCGGCAGCCCGTCCGCCTCCGCCGCCGCACACAGCGCCTCCCAGAAAACCGGCTCCAGGCTGATCGAGGTCGCGTGCCCCGCGATCATGATCGAGCGCTTCACCGGCCCCATCAATCCTCCCCCGGCACCAGGGCGCTCAATACATATGCTGCCCGCCGTTGATGCTCAGCGTCGAGCCCGTCACGAAGCCGCCATCCTCGGCGCAGAGGAAGGTGACGCCGCGCGCGATCTCCTCGGCCTTGCCGAGACGGCCGACGGGGATCCTGGCGACGATCTTCTCGAGCACCTCCGGCGGAACGGCGGCGACCATGTCGGTGTCGATATAGCCCGGAGCGATCGCGTTGACGGTGATCCCGGCCCGCGCGCCCTCCTGCGCGAGCGCCTTGGTGAAGCCGTGAATGCCGGACTTGGCCGCGGCGTAATTGACCTGGCCGTATTGCCCGGCCTGGCCGTTGATCGAGCCGATGTTGACGATGCGGCCGTATTTGCGCTCGTTCATGCCGTTCCACACCGCTTTCGCCATGTTGAAGCAGCCGCCCACGCTTCATCGTCCCGTCGCGGGTGATCCCGGCATTGTTGACGAGGATGTCGACCGGCCCCAATTCGCCTTCGACCTGGGCCACGCCGGCGATGCAGGCGTCGAGGTCGGAAACGTCCCACTTATAGGCCTTGATGCCCGTGCGGTCGGTGAACTGGCGCGCTCTTTCCTCGTTGCCGGCATAATTGGCGGCGACGGTGACGCCCTGGTCGCGAAGGGCGATGCTGATCGCCTCGCCAATGCCCCTCGATCCGCCGGTGACGATTGCGACGCGTGCCATGCTCCACTCCTGCCGTTTTCGTTGTGCAAAGGCCCTTATTGCGGGGGGAGCCAACCTTCAAGCTCGCGCCCGATCACCGTACGAAGCATCGCCATTCCCGGCGCCGAGTCGTTGAGGCAGGGCAGATAGGCGAAATCGCTGCCCCCGGCGGCGGCGAACGAGTCGCGCCCGCGAATCGCCAGCTCCTCCAGCGTCTCGAGACAATCGGCGGCGAAGCCCGGGGCGAAGATGGCCACTTTCGTCACCCCCTGGCCGGGCAATTCCTCGAGCATCCGGTCTGTCGCCGGTTCAAGCCATTTCGCGCGGCCGAAGCGGGACTGAAAGGCAAGCCTGAGCGGCCGCCCCAGCGCCTTCTCCAGCAAGGCCGCGGTGCGCAGGCACTGGTCGTAATAGGGATCGCCCAGCGCTCGGGTGCGCTCCGGCATTCCGTGGAAGCTGGCGACGATCGCCTGCGGCTCGAAATCGAGTGCGGCCAATGCGCCCTCGAGGCTGTCCTTCAGCGCGCCGATATAGTCCGGACCCTCGCAATAAGGCGGCAGCGTGCGCACCGCCGGCAGCAGGCGCTTGGCGGAGAGATGGGCGAAGGCGGAGTCGAGCACCGTCGCGGTCGTCGCAGCGCAATATTGCGGGTAGAGCGGAGCGATCAGGATCCGCCCGCACCCCTCAGCCATCAGCGCGTCGATCCGCTCCCCGATCGCCGGGGTCCCATAGCGCATCGCATGGTCGACGATCGCGTCCGGCCCGAACGCGCCGGCCAGCGCCTTGGCCTGCCGAGCGGTGATCGCCGCGAGCGGCGAGCCCTCCTCGGTCCACACCTCGCGATAAGCGCGCGCCGACTTGCGCGGCCTCGTGGTCAGGACCAGCCCGCGAAGGATCGGCTGCCACAGGATTTGCGGGATCTCGACGACTCGCCGGTCGGAGAGGAACTGCTTCAAATAGCGCCGAACCGCGGCCGGCTCCGGCGCGTCGGGCGTGCCGAGATTGACCAGCAGGATTCCGATCCGGCTCATCCATGCCCCCCGACGACGATCGGCAGGGTCCGCGCGCGCTGCCCGCTGAGCGAGAAATAGGCGTTGGCCACCCCCGGCGCCGCGGTCGGCACCGCAAGCTCGGTCACCCCGCCCGGCTCCTCGTCGCTGTCGACCAGCTCGACGGTGACGTCCGGCGAGTCGCGCAAGACGGGCAGGCCGTAGGCGCCGATCGTCTGCGCGGCGGGTTGGCCGGCGACGATCTCCAGCTTCTTTCCGATCGCCGCGGAAATGCCGTGGATCAGCCCGCCTTCGATCTGCTGCTTGACGATCTCGGGGTTGATCGCCCGCCCGCAATCGACCGCGCAGACCGCGCGCACGACGCGCAGCCTTTGCTCGCGGGTCACCTCGACCTCGACCAGGGTGGCGATATAGGACCCGAACGCGGCGTGGCAGGCGATCCCCATCCCGCTTCCCCGGCCGCCGCCGTCCCAGCCGCCGATTGAGGTCGCGGTGGCGAGGACCCGGGCGAGCCGCGGATTGCCCTCCAGCATCTGCATCCGGAACGACAGCGGCTCCATCCCCGCCGCTCGGCAGATCTCGTCGATGAAGCATTCGGTGAAGAAGCCGGTGTAGCTGTGCGCGCCCCCACGCCAATAGCCCGTGGCAATGCCGATATCGGCCGGGACATGGTCTACCGCCACATTGGGGATCGCATAAGGCGGCGCCGCGCCGGCCACCGCCGCGCCGTCCGGCCGGACCAGCAGGCCGCTCGCGCCGAGCCGCCCGGCGACCTCGCTGCTCGTCGCGGGCGCCGCGATCCGCGCCTGCCAGGAATGGATCCGCCCCTGCGCCACCCAGGCCGTCATCTGCGCCGCGGCGGCGGGGCGGCAGCGGTCGTTCGCGATCTCCTGGATTCGCGGCCAGGTGAGCTGGACCGGGCGCTGGAGGCGCAGCGCGAAGATCGCCGCCTGCTCGATCGCATCGGTCTCCAGCTTGCGCCCGTAACCGCCGCCGGCGGGCATCGAATAGATCACGACCTGGTCCTCGGCGAAACCGACGGCGCGCGCCGCGGCCGAACGGGCGAGGCCCGGCGCCTGGGTCGGCGCCCAGACTTCGAGCCGGTCGCCGGTGATCCGCGCGGTCGCCGTCAGCGGCTCGATCGGCGCCGAAGGGGCGAGCGGCACTTCGTAGCGCGCATTGATCGGGCTCGCGCCTTCGAACGGACCGTCGACGTTGCCACTGGCGACGATCCGGTCGGCGCTTCCGGATTCGAGCGCGGCGGCCAGTGCCGCGGAAATGCTCGCATTGGTCGCCGCCCCGCCTGGATGGTGGAAGCGGGGGCGCATCGCGTTGAGCGCGCGCCCCGCGGCCCACCAGTTGGTCGCCGCGACTCCGATCCATGCCGGATTTTCGAGGATCGCCAGCACGCCCGGCACCTGGCGGCCGGCGGCCCGGTCGAAGCCCGCGAGCGTGCTTCCGGCCGGCCCGCCGCGCACCGCCGCATGAACCATGCCGGGCAGCCTGACGTCGCCGGCGAAGCGTGCCGAGCCGTCGATCTTGGAAGGGGCGTCGAGCCGAGGCAGTGCCGCGCCGGCCAGCCGGTTCGCCTCGCCGCCGCGGATCGGCAGGTCGTCGGGCAGCTCCAGCCCCGCCGCTTCCTCGGCCAAAGCGGCGAACGGGATTCGGTCCCGTCCCCGCCAGACGAAGCCGTCATGGGTGTCGAGATCCTCCCAGCCGGCACCCCAGCGCCGCGCCGCCGCCATGCTGAGCAGGGCCCGGGCCCCCGCTCCCGCCTCTCGCATCGGCTCTTCGAACGCGCGGAGCGAGGTCGATCCGCCGGTCATCATCAGCGCGTTCCGCCGGGCGAAATCCTGCGCTGCCCAGCGGGCGATGCCGTGGAGGAAGCCGGGCAGGGCGCTGTCGTCCGCCGCCTCGTCGGCGAGCAGCCCATTGGCGTAGAGCGGCGAAAGCGGCGCCGGCTCGACCGAGACTGTGCGCCAGTCGGCGCCGAGCTCGTCGGCGAGCACCTGCGGCAGTGTCGTCCACACGCCCTGGCCGAGCTCGGTCTGCGGCACGGCGACGACGACGCGGCCGTCACTGCCGATCTTGAGGAAGGCGTTGAACAAGGTCTCGCCCGGCGCCGCGCGCCAGTTCGGCCGGTAGGTCCGCGGCCACAGGCGCCAGGCGACGACGAGGCCGATCCCCGCCCCGCCGCCGATCAGCAGCGTGCGGCGGCTGATCCCTCTGGTCTCGTCCACAGCGCGCGCCATCGCGAGCGTTGATAATGGGGCGTGAGGCAAGGGGCTAGCCTTCAGAGCCGTCATTGCGAGGAGCGTAGCGACGCGGCAATCCAGTGCAGTCTGGATTACTTCGCTCCGCTCGCAATGACGGTGTGTGCTTGATTCCTCACTCCATCTTGGGCAGGGCGCGGCCATGGCCGCACGGATCTACCAGCGCTCCAAGAATGCGATGCAATCGGGCAAGGCGCGCGTCGGCCAGTGGGTCCTCGAATTCGAATCCGCCCGCGCCAAGAGGCCCGATCCGCTGACCGGCTGGTCGGGCGGCGCCGAGACGGTCGAGCAGGTCGTCCTCACCTTCCCGACGCTCGAGGCGGCCCAGGCCTATGCGATCCGTGAAGGCATCGACGCCCATGTCATCCCCGCCGCACAGCCCAAGCTCAAGCTCCAGGCCTACGCGGACAATTTCCGCTGATCCTTCCCTCCCTTGCAGGGAGGGGTGTCACGCCAGCAGTTCGCCACCCAACAATAGCAGCAGTTTCACGTCGATCGCGCAGCCCTCGGCGCGCTTCATCGCGACGAACGCCGGCACCTCGCCGAGCGGCACGCGGTGGACGACGATATCCTCGCCTTCGACTCCCCCGCCCTCGCCGATGCGCTCCAGCCCCTCGGCGCGGACCAGGGTGAAGCCTTCGGAGAGCATTCCCGGCGAGGAAAAATAACGCCCGAGATCGACTATCTGCCGCGCCCGATAGCCGGTCTCCTCCTCGAGCTCGCGGATCGCGGCCGCCTCGGGATTCTCGCCCTCGGCATCGTCACCGACGAGGCCGGCGGGCAGCTCGAGGCAGTTACAGCCCAAGGCGGCGCGATGCTGCTCGACGAGGATCACGTCCCCCCCGTCGATGGCGAGGATGACCGCCGCCTGGATGCCGCGCGTGCGCGAGACATATTCCCATTTGCCGCGACGCTTCGCGGCGATGAAGCGGCCTTCCCAGACCGTTTCTTCGGGCTCGTCCTCGCCGTGGCTCACAACTCGACCAGCCGGTCCGGCAGCTCGTTGGGATTGTCGCTCTTGGGGGGCAATATCCCCGCGAGCACCGCCCCGATCCGCTCGATCGCCCGGGCCATGCCCTCGCCCGGCCGCCCGGCCTTGATCTCGTCCACCAGCGCGGCCATCGCCTCGCCCCAGGCCTCGGCGCCGACCTCGTCGGTGACCGCCTTGTCGGCGACGATCTCGGCGCGGCGCTCGGCGAGGCTGACGTAGAGCAAAACGCCGGTCCGCCCCCGCGTCCTCAGCTCGCATGAGGTGCGGAACAACTCAATCGCCCGGCGGCGCACCCGCCGGCTTCGAGTCGCGCCCGGAGTCAGCGCCATGCGCAGCGGCTGGTAGGCGAGGATCAGCCGAACGATCAGGAATGCGCCGGCGAGCTTGGCGAACAGATAGAGCATCACCGTGCCTCGGCTCAGCTCCCAGTCCCACCCCAGCAGCATCGCCGCCGACCAGTCGATCCATTGCTGGGGTACGGCCGCGAGCGCCGCGGGCACGAGCAGCATCGCCAGCACCGCATAATGGAGAGCGACGTCGTGATAGGCGTCGGAGCGCGCCGCGACGACCGGAACGATTTCGCCGTCGGTGATCCGTTCCGCCGCGGTCACCGCCGCGGTGACGATGTCGTGGTCCTCCCTTGAGAGCCGCATCACCATCCTCCCGAAGCGCCGCCGCCGCCGAACGATCCCCCGCCACCCGAAAAGCCGCCGCCTCCGCCGCCCCACGAGCTTCCGCCGCCGCTGCCCCAAGAGCTGCCGCTGCCCCAGTTGCTGGAGCCGCCGCCGAGCCCAGGGCCCCAGATGATCACCGGCCCGCGCCGGCCACGCCCGTATCTGCGCCCGCGGCCCCTTCGGCGGGCGAACATCGACATGAGGATGAAGCCGGCCACGACCAGCCAGAAGATGATCGTGATGATCGTGCCGCCGTCGTCGTTCCGGCTCGCGGCCGTCGCGGCCCGCGCGCGCGCCTCGGCGGCCTCGGGCGGCGCCTGGAGCTGCTGGATGATCGCGTCGGCGCCGGCGTTGATCCCGCCCGGATAGTCGTCGGCGCGGAACCGGGGCCTCATCTGCTCGCGGATGATCTGGTCCGACAAGGCGTCGGTCAGGATGCCTTCGAGCCCGTAGCCCACCTCGATCCGGATCTTGTGCTCGCTCACGGCGACGATGAGCAGCGCGCCGTTGTTCGCGCCGCGCCGGCCGATCCCCCAGCGGCGGCCGAGCCGGTAGCCGTAATCGGCGATGTCATAGCCTTCCAGGCTCGGGACGGTGACGACGACGAGCTGGCGCGATGATGCCTGCTCGAGCGCCGCCAGCTTGTTCGTCAGCTCCGCTTCCTGCTGCGGGTTGAGCAGGTCCGCCTGATCGACGACGCGCCCGGTCAACTGCGGGAAGCTCTGCGCC
It encodes:
- a CDS encoding ferrochelatase; this encodes MSRIGILLVNLGTPDAPEPAAVRRYLKQFLSDRRVVEIPQILWQPILRGLVLTTRPRKSARAYREVWTEEGSPLAAITARQAKALAGAFGPDAIVDHAMRYGTPAIGERIDALMAEGCGRILIAPLYPQYCAATTATVLDSAFAHLSAKRLLPAVRTLPPYCEGPDYIGALKDSLEGALAALDFEPQAIVASFHGMPERTRALGDPYYDQCLRTAALLEKALGRPLRLAFQSRFGRAKWLEPATDRMLEELPGQGVTKVAIFAPGFAADCLETLEELAIRGRDSFAAAGGSDFAYLPCLNDSAPGMAMLRTVIGRELEGWLPPQ
- a CDS encoding TPM domain-containing protein; the protein is MIRSFLLLAAFLLAAPAAAQSFPQLTGRVVDQADLLNPQQEAELTNKLAALEQASSRQLVVVTVPSLEGYDIADYGYRLGRRWGIGRRGANNGALLIVAVSEHKIRIEVGYGLEGILTDALSDQIIREQMRPRFRADDYPGGINAGADAIIQQLQAPPEAAEARARAATAASRNDDGGTIITIIFWLVVAGFILMSMFARRRGRGRRYGRGRRGPVIIWGPGLGGGSSNWGSGSSWGSGGGSSWGGGGGGFSGGGGSFGGGGASGGW
- a CDS encoding xanthine dehydrogenase family protein molybdopterin-binding subunit, giving the protein MARAVDETRGISRRTLLIGGGAGIGLVVAWRLWPRTYRPNWRAAPGETLFNAFLKIGSDGRVVVAVPQTELGQGVWTTLPQVLADELGADWRTVSVEPAPLSPLYANGLLADEAADDSALPGFLHGIARWAAQDFARRNALMMTGGSTSLRAFEEPMREAGAGARALLSMAAARRWGAGWEDLDTHDGFVWRGRDRIPFAALAEEAAGLELPDDLPIRGGEANRLAGAALPRLDAPSKIDGSARFAGDVRLPGMVHAAVRGGPAGSTLAGFDRAAGRQVPGVLAILENPAWIGVAATNWWAAGRALNAMRPRFHHPGGAATNASISAALAAALESGSADRIVASGNVDGPFEGASPINARYEVPLAPSAPIEPLTATARITGDRLEVWAPTQAPGLARSAAARAVGFAEDQVVIYSMPAGGGYGRKLETDAIEQAAIFALRLQRPVQLTWPRIQEIANDRCRPAAAAQMTAWVAQGRIHSWQARIAAPATSSEVAGRLGASGLLVRPDGAAVAGAAPPYAIPNVAVDHVPADIGIATGYWRGGAHSYTGFFTECFIDEICRAAGMEPLSFRMQMLEGNPRLARVLATATSIGGWDGGGRGSGMGIACHAAFGSYIATLVEVEVTREQRLRVVRAVCAVDCGRAINPEIVKQQIEGGLIHGISAAIGKKLEIVAGQPAAQTIGAYGLPVLRDSPDVTVELVDSDEEPGGVTELAVPTAAPGVANAYFSLSGQRARTLPIVVGGHG
- a CDS encoding ETC complex I subunit: MAARIYQRSKNAMQSGKARVGQWVLEFESARAKRPDPLTGWSGGAETVEQVVLTFPTLEAAQAYAIREGIDAHVIPAAQPKLKLQAYADNFR
- a CDS encoding ribbon-helix-helix domain-containing protein translates to MGPVKRSIMIAGHATSISLEPVFWEALCAAAEADGLPLNALVARIDAERIGQSDPPNLASAIRVWLFERR
- a CDS encoding NUDIX hydrolase; the encoded protein is MSHGEDEPEETVWEGRFIAAKRRGKWEYVSRTRGIQAAVILAIDGGDVILVEQHRAALGCNCLELPAGLVGDDAEGENPEAAAIRELEEETGYRARQIVDLGRYFSSPGMLSEGFTLVRAEGLERIGEGGGVEGEDIVVHRVPLGEVPAFVAMKRAEGCAIDVKLLLLLGGELLA